A segment of the Agarivorans albus genome:
GCTGCTTACCTCAAGCTTCTCGCACAAGGCCATTGCAGCGCCGCTAAATACCAACTCAGGTTTGCCAAATTGGTTATTGGATACTTCTATTTGTTGAAAACCAACACCTTTGGCAATTCCTGTTCCCAGTGCTTTTGCAGCTGCTTCTTTGGCAGCAAATCGTTTTGCTAAAAAACGCGCTGGGGCAGCATGTTGCTCAAACCGCGCAAATTCAGCTTCGGTTAATACCCGCTTAGCCAATGCATGCATTTGCTTGCTATTGGCTATTCGCTCTACTTGAACGATATCGGTACCTAAACCTACAATCGCCACAGTTTATGCTTCACCTTGGCGAGCTTGAACCATCAAGGTTTTCATTTCACGCACGGCTGCATCCATGCCAACCATTACTGCACGAGCAATAATCGCATGACCAATGTTAAGTTCAATAATTTCTGGCATAGCAGCAATCGGCAATACATTATGGTAATGCAAGCCATGGCCAGCATTTACTTTTAAGCCTTTGTCTGCAGCATAACTGGCCGCAGCGGCAATCTTTTTCAGTTCAGCTTGCTGCTCGGCTTCATCTTCGGCATCGGCATAATGACCAGTGTGTAGCTCAATGAATGGCGCACCAGATGCAGTAGAAGCATCAATTTGCTCATCATCGGCATCGATAAATAGCGAAACTAAAATACCCGCGTCAGTTAGCTTAGTAACAGCTTCGGTGATTTTTTCAAGATTGCCAACAACATCCAGACCACCTTCGGTGGTTAACTCTTCACGCTTTTCTGGCACCAAACACACAAAGTGAGGTTTGTGCTCACAAGCAATGGCTACCATCTCGTCGGTAACAGCCATTTCTAGGTTTAAGCGGGTTTGCACCGTTTGACTCATGATAGCAACATCACGGTCAACAATATGACGACGGTCTTCTCTTAAATGAATGGTAATACCATCAGCGCCAGCCATCTCGGCAATACCAGCAGCAAGCACAGGATCTGGGTATGTCGTGCCGCGTGCTTGGCGAAGTGTGGCGATATGATCAACATTTACGCCTAATAAAATCTCACTCACAAATATTCCTTTTTCAACAAGGCCTTAATTGAAGGCTCTATTGGTAGTTTTAATTTGACTGAACAATTTGCGACTGGTCAACTCTCTGCCATTGAGCAGTTGGGCAATCACAATTCGACAAAATCTTTTGGCACATAATAAGTGTTGTGCTTGCTGTGGGTCAAAAGCTAATAACATAAGTATTTCCTGATAGCTAAATTCCACCTGCGAAAAGCGGCTGTTGCTAACCACAAAACCTTCATGCAACCGGTATTGATAGCTAAGACCTTGAGCGAATTCTTGCGGCTCGGCTAGGGCAAAACCCAATTCAGCCACCAACAACAGCTCAAACTCGCGCAAACACCCCTCTAAAGGCTGTTGTTTGGCTAAGGCCATTAAGCTGTCTTGATAATGATGATACAAGTTTGGATAAGCGGTATTTTCTTCCAGCAAGTAATAGAGCAGCTCATTAAGGTAAAGGGTGCTATAAAGATATTGTCCAAACAGCGGTAGCGCTAAATTACTGGCTTCAACCTGCTTAAAGTTACGTAAACTGCCTTTACCACTAAGCTCAACTAATAGAGGAACGCCGGGTTGCAATATGCCTCGCCACTTAGAGCGTTTCGCTCTAGCCCCGCGAGCCACAGCACTCACTTTGCCATATTCGAGGGTAAACAGCTGAACTAACAAACTGGTTTCTCGATATGGCCGCGTATGAATAACAAACGCGGGTGTGAGTGCCTGTTCAGGCAAGCTTATTCGTCTCCGTAACCTAGACTACGCAAAGCGCGTTCGTCGTCAGCCCAACCAGATTTAACTTTAACCCACATCTCCAAGAATACTTTGTTATCAAACAAACGCTCCATGTCTAGACGGGCTTCTTTACCGATGGTTTTTAACTTATCGCCTTTACTGCCAATAATCATGCGCTTTTGACTAGGGCGTTCTACCAAAATAAGTGCGTTAATTTGGTAAACACCGTTTTCTTGCATTTTGAACTGCTCAATTTCTACGGTGGTAGAATATGGTAGTTCTTGGCCAGTAAATCGCATCAACTTTTCACGCACAATTTCTGCCGCCATAAAGCGTGAAGAGCGATCGGTAATGTAATCTTCTGGGAAGAAGTGCACGTTCTCAGGCAAGGTTTGCTGTGCCCAATCACGCAGCTGTTCAACATTTTTCCCCTGCTTAGCGGAAATAGGCAGAATATGAGAAAAGTCGAATTTCTCCTGCATCATTTGCATGTGCGGAAACAGCTCTTCTTTTTCTTGTACGTTATCCACTTTGTTAATTGCCAATACAACTGGCACTTTCAAGTGGCGCAACTTGCCTAAAACCAACTCATCATCGGGGTTCCACTTGGTACCTTCAACCACAAAGATCACCATCGAAACATCGCCCAGCGAACTGGTAGCAGCTCGGTTCATTAAGCGGTTAATTGCCCGCTGTTCTTCAATGTGTAAACCCGGCGTATCAACAAAAATTGTTTGATAAATATCATCGGTATCAATGCCCAAAATACGGTGGCGCGTAGTTTGTGGCTTTTTAGATGTAATGCTTACCTTTTGGCCTAAAATAGCATTCAGTAAGGTCGATTTACCCACATTTGGACGACCAACAATGGCTACAAAGCCACAACGGGTATCATAGTTCATACTAAACGCTCCAATACCAATTCAGCCGCCACCTGCTCGGCCTTGCGGCGGCTAGTGCTAATCCCAATAATAGGCTTTTCCAAACCTTCTACTGAGCAGCTTACGGTAAATTGCTGATTATGAGCTTCGCCTTTAATTTCAACGACTTGATAATCAGGTAAGGCTTGCTTTCTAGACTGTAGTATTTCTTGCAATCTAGTTTTAGGATCTTTCTGGCTAAGGCCTGGTTCTATAGTATTTAAGCGATCTTTATACCAACGCAAAAGCATTTCTTTGGCGCTATCGTTACCGCTATCTAAATATACAGCGCCGATAATAGCTTCAACGGCATCGGCCAATATTGACTCACGGCGAAAACCACCGCTTTTCAATTCACCAGGACCAAGCTTAATATACTCGCCTAATTCAAAACTGCGCGCTAACTCAGCTAGGGTTTTCCCCTTTACTAAGGTTGAGCGCATGGGGCTTAAATCGCCTTCCGACACATCTGGAAAGCGGTGATACAGTTCGTCGGCAATTACCCAACTAAGCACTGCATCCCCTAAAAACTCGAGACGCTCGTTATGCACGCCACCAGCACTGCGGTGAGTAAGCGCTAGGTGCAATAAACTGTCATCTTTAAATGTATACCCTATAGCACGCTGCAAGCGTTCTGGGTTTGAGCTAATCATCATCTACCTACTTGATCGCGCCAATGCGATTAAATCGAACACCTGTGGGTATCCATCCCGGTAATACTGAATCTTCAGCACGCTCAAATTCAAAGCTAATCCATATTGCTACCGCTTTGCCCACTAAGTGGTCGTCTGATACAAACCCCCAGTAGCGACTATCGGTACTGTTATCACGGTTGTCACCGAAGGCTAAATAGTGGCCTTCTGGTACAATCCACTCATCTTTAGCCGTGCCCGGCTGTTGATAGAAGTATTGCACACGATCTGGTGCTGCAGGATTTATCAAAATCTCGTGCTCAACTTCTGCTAGGCTCTCTCGATAATTCTCTAGAGCCATTGGACCTTGTTTAAAACGCCCCGAAACTTCAAAATCCAAGGGTACAGGTTTTAGCTCAGGACAAGGTTTAGCTTCACACTTAGGTTGAATAAACAGCTGCTTACCACGATATATCACTCTGTCGCCAGGCAGGCCAACAATGCGCTTAATGTAATCAATACGGGTATCTTGAGGGTACTTGAATACCGCAATATCACCACGTTCAGGCGAACCAGTTTCAACAATAGTGCTACGAGTAACTGGATCTTTTAAGCCGTAAGCAAACTTTTCAACCAAGATAAAGTCGCCCACTAACAGCGTGGGCATCATCGAGCCAGAAGGAATTTGGAAAGGCTCGTAAATAAACGAACGCAGCACCATCACAATCGCAATAACCGGAAACACCGAGCGACCATTCTCAATCCAGCTTGGTGGTGTGGTTATCTTTTCTTCTGCATCGTTAGGCAAGTCGCCACCTGCAGCGGTGCGAGCATCCTGCAGTTTTAGTTCGCGCTGCTTTTCCCAGTGAAACTTATCTAAGGCCCAAATAATGCCCGTAACAAACGTAGCAATTACCAGAATTAGCGGAAATATTGTGGCCATGTTAATCCTTACCAATATGAAGTACGGCTAAAAACGCTTCTTGAGGCACTTCCACGTTGCCTACTTGCTTCATACGTTTTTTACCTTCTTTCTGCTTCGCTAGCAGCTTCTTCTTACGACTTACGTCACCACCATAACACTTGGCGATTACGTTTTTGCGAAGTTGTTTAACCGTAGAACGAGCAATAATGTGCATGCCAATAGATGCTTGAATCGCGATATCAAACATTTGACGTGGAATAAGCTCTTTCATCTTATCAACTACCTGACGCCCACGAGATTCAGAGTGATCTTTGTGAGTAATCAAGGCTAGCGCATCAACTCTATCGCCGTTAATCATGATATCTACACGCACCATGTTAGCAGCATTAAAGTACTTGAAGTTGTAATCCAAAGACGCATAGCCACGGCTGGTAGACTTAAGTTTATCGAAGAAATCCAACACAACTTCAGCCATTGGTATTTCATAAGTTAAGGCAACTTGCTTACCGTGATAAGCCATGTTCTTTTGGATGCCGCGCTTTTCTACACACAGAGTAATTACATTACCTAAGTATTCTTGAGGAACCAGAATATTTACTTCGGCAATTGGCTCGCGAATCTCTGCAATATTGTTAGTAGGTGGTAACTTAGCAGGACTATCTACATAGATAACTTCGCCTTTGTTCATCTCGACTTCGTAAATTACGGTTGGCGCTGTAGTGATTAAATCAAGATCGTATTCACGCTCTAAACGCTCTTGAATAATTTCCATGTGCAACATGCCTAAGAAACCACAACGGAAACCAAAACCTAAAGCGGTAGAGTTTTCTGGCTCATAAAATAACGAAGAATCGTTAAGGCTTAACTTAGCTAGCGCATCACGGAAGTTTTCATACTCATCAGAACTGGTAGGAAACAAACCCGCGTATACCTGGGGTTTTACTTTTTTAAATCCAGGCAAGGCTTCGGTAGAGCCATTTTTTTGGGTAGTTAAGGTATCACCAACCGGTGCGCCCAAAATTTCTTTAATACCAGCGATTACGTAACCTACTTCACCGGTTTTTAATACTCCGGTATTGGTTTGTTTAGGAGTAAATATACCCACTTCGTTAATCACATGTGCTTGGCCCGTAGACATTACTGTCATGCGCTCGCCTGCTCTTAACTCACCGCTTTTAATACGTACTAGCGATACAACGCCTTGGTAGTTATCGAACCATGAATCAATAATTAGCGCCTGTAGCGGAGCCGTATCATCACCTTCTGGTGGCGGTACGTCACGCACAATGGTTTCTAATACATCTTCAATACCTAGGCCTGTTTTAGCTGAACAAACCGTTGCATCGGTGGCATCAATACCTACGATATCTTCAATTTCTTCCGCTACGCGGTCTGGATCTGCCTGTGGTAAATCAATTTTGTTTAGTACTGGAATAACTTCTAAGTCCATTTCCATAGCGGTATAACAGTTCGCTAAGGTTTGGGCTTCTACGCCTTGCGCAGCGTCAACAACCAGTAAAGCACCTTCACATGCCGCCAGTGAACGTGACACTTCATAAGTGAAGTCAACGTGTCCTGGGGTATCAATAAAGTTAAGCTGATAGGTTTCACCGTCTTTAGCGGTGTAATCCAAGGTTACACTTTGTGCTTTAATGGTAATTCCGCGTTCGCGCTCTAAGTCCATAGAGTCAAGAACCTGCGCTTCCATTTCGCGCGCGCTCAATCCACCACAGTGTTGAATCAGGCGATCAGATAAGGTCGATTTGCCATGGTCGATATGGGCAATAATCGAAAAGTTACGAATATTCTTATTTATCAAGAGCTTACCTATAAAAAGTCATCTATACGCGAATTAAGATTCGCTTTTCTTAAAAATGCAGCAATCGCGCATTATATCGTTGACGCGGATACTACCACAATCCACTCAGAACCAAAAAAAATGCAGGCTTAAATTAGTAATTGTTTTGTATTCCCTAAAATCAAAAAACGCCCATTACAGGGCGCTTTCTAAAAGAAGTTTATTGCTTAGCATGCATTTGGGGGCGATATCGGGGCTGCCGTGCAAAGTAACGAGTAAAGCCACGAACCAATAAAAAGCCTAGGGCTAAACCTAGTAAGGTGCAGATGGCAATAGCCCATTCACCAGCAAAGCCTTGCATAGTGATAAATTTACCGAATGCTGCGCCTATAATCAGCATGGCGATGGGAACAAGATAAACAAGCAATGCACTTTGCAGCATGTTTTTGGCGTTCAAGGCTAACTCTATCTGGTCCCCCACCTCAACCGTTTCAGTAAGCTTTACCTGAAGCTGATGAACCCGAGTAGGAAAGGCTTTAGCTATCGCACTATTTCCGCAATTGTCTGCACTGGCACAACTGCCACAAGCACTTTTACTTACACATTCAACTTTCGCGTAACCGTCACTTACCTCAACAACCTTGGCTGTTTCGATGATTAATGCGGAATTACTGGGCCGGCTCAATGGGCTTCTCGAAGTAAGGACCAATGGTTACTGAATCGGCCATTTTTGAGGCAGTTTCTGGTGGAATTTCACCAACAACGGTGATTTCTATGCCTTTACGTACAACGGTATGTAGGCTGGTCGCACCTTGGCGAACCAGTTGTTCACGTAAGGGGTTAGTCTTGCCAACGGCATTGGCATAAACCGAAATATCAAACAGACCATCGCTAAGTTTTATGTAATCAACAGATTCTGATATCGCTGCCAAGGAGTGCTGTTCTTTTTGGGCAACCTTCATCCCTTTAGGTGACCAACCCAAGCGCCAATTAATTTGGTGCTCTTGTTTATCTACCGATTCTTTACCCATTACAGTGCTAGGCAACTCTAAGCTGGCCAATTCAGTCATCCATTCACTGGGCTTTTCATATTCAGCCAACGTCACAGCCATATGCTGTTCAATCAATTCACCTGTTTGATCAACCACATCTAAACGCAAGGGTAAGTGAGATGCGTAATCAATCCATAGGTATAAACCGTACAAATCGGAAGACTTCGGCACTATGCGCATCACCTGTGCGGGTCGACCGGCAACGCGACTTTTACCTGCAATCACTAAGTCAAAATTGCTTTGTAAATCTTCCAGTTTTACCGCCGCTAAATTGCCAAACATGCCGGGTAAACGACTTGAGGCCAAACTGTAAGGTGATTGCCCTGGTTCAAAAAACGCTACGGTACCTTCACGGTATACAGCTTCATTCGCAGGGCCGTTTAAGTACACGCGGTGGGCAACCTCTACCCCATTAACCACTCCGTGAATTAAGCGCACTGGCTCAATGTGCCCTTGGCGAACCACAATATAAGAAAGCTCATACTGACGCTGATGAAAAGCCTGTTGGTAATTGTGTAATAAACTCACCGCAGGGCTGGTTTGGCTAACGGAGGTAGCCGAGGCATCAGAGGTGGTTACGGGGGACTCTGCTGAAACAGAAAAAGATGCCAGTAATAAGATTACTGGCATCGAGATAGTCTTTAAGCGCATAGGCTAATTATTTACTCTACAATTCGTTGCTGGAAGCGATGGTCCTGTAAGTAGGCGCTAATACGCTTACGCTGTTCCATAATTTCAGCTTCACTTAGCTCACGAGGCTGAGGGTTAGACTGTAAGCTAACTGGTGCTACAGCTCCACCTACCGGTACTGTGCTAAATACGGGTAAAGGTTGGTCAGCATCGTTGGCTTGATATGAATATTGCTGAACACCAATAATAGCGGCTACCGCTACCGATGCAGCAATTGCATATTGCCCAGCATATTTGAAGAATCGAACAACACGTACTGACGATTCTTTTTGTTCGGCCGCCTGAGGTTTAGGGGCTACAATCGCTGGCTCTTGCTCCAAGGCAGCAGCTACACCACTAGCAATATCAATATCGATTTGCTTGGGAGTTTCTCCGCGAAGTACATCACCAATTAAATGATAATTACTCCACTGCTCTGCGTGCTCCGGCTCATTGGCTAACAGATCTAACAGTGCTGCGTCGGTTAATTCGTTATCAACCAGTGCGGATAACTGTTCTTTATTTGCCATATTAGTCATCAATCCCCAAAGTTACCTACTTAAAAGCGGTTGTATTCGCTTTTCAATTGCATCCCTTGCTCGGAAAATCCGTGATCTCACGGTCCCGACAGGACAATCCATTACATTGGCAATCTCTTCGTAGCTTAAACCATCTATCTCTCGAAGAGTAATTGCAGTGCGCAAATCATCAGGTAGTCCTTCCATTGTAGCAAAAACTACCTCTTTTATTTCTTCAGATAACAACAAAGTTTCTGGAGTGTCGGCTTCTTTCAAAGCATCTGCGCCATCATAGAACTCTGCTTCATCAGCATCCACATCATTTGCAGGCGGTCTACGACCTTGAGCAACAATGTGGTTTTTAGCAGTATTTACTGCAATTCGGTATAACCATGTATAAAACGCACTTTCTCCTCGAAAGTTTGGTAGTGCACGGTAAGCCTTAATAAACGCGTCTTGCGTTACATCGGCCACATCCCCGTGATTCACAATATAGCGTGATATAAGGTTTGCTACCTTATGTTGATACTTTTGTACCAACAAATTAAATGCCGCCTTATCGCCACGTTGCGTTCTTTCGACCAACGTTTGATCTGTCCACTGTTCTGACATTTGTAACTACCGTCCTCCTAATGCTTGAGATTCGGTAGCTTTTTTGGCGGCACATCTCTTCAGACTGCTTGTTTTCAAAAAAGTTCTCTTCCAACCAAATAAAATTTTTGCGCCTCTGTGAGACACTGCAAACTTGCGTAAGTTTCAGTTAAACTAGCTTATACTCCAATTTTTCTTTTAACTACGTATAAGAGCGCATCTAATGGAATACACTAGCGATGTTCTAATAATAGGCAGTGGCGCTGCAGGCTTAACTATGGCCTTAAACTTAGCTGATTATGCCAAAGTCCACGTACTGAGCAAAGGACCTCTCAAAGAAGGTTCTACTTATTATGCTCAAGGAGGCATCGCTGCTGTATTTGATAAGAATGACAGCGTAGAAGAACATGTCAATGACACCTTGATCGCGGGTGATGGCTTATGTGACGAAGATGCGGTTAAATTTACCGCAGAAAACAGCAAGCAATGTATAGACTGGCTAATTAATCTAGGCGTTCCTTTTGACCAAGAAACCGCCACCAATGGCGAGGCCAAGTACCACCTCACCCGTGAAGGTGGACACAGCCGTCGCCGTATTTTGCATGCCGCCGATGCAACCGGTAAAGCGGTACAAAAAACGTTAGTACGTGCGGTATTAAGCCACCCTAACATTACTTTGCTAGAGCGTTTCAACGCCGTTGATTTAATCACTGAAACTGACAACGAGCAGAAAAAAGTGGTTGGCGCGTATGTTTGGAACCGCAACAAAGAGCGAGTAGAGGTGGTTAAAGCCAAGTTTGTGGCAATGGCCACTGGCGGCGCAAGTAAGGTTTACCAATACACCAGTAACCCAGACGTAAGTAGCGGCGATGGCATTGCCATGGCTTGGCGTGCGGGCTGCCGGGTAGGCAATATGGAATTTAATCAGTTCCACCCAACCTGTTTATTTCACCCAGAAGCGCGAAACTTTTTGCTTACCGAAGCACTGCGCGGCGAAGGCGCGTTACTAAAACGTCCTGATGGCAGCCGTTTTATGCCAGACTTTGACTCTCGTGAAGAGCTAGCTCCACGAGATGTAGTAGCACGCGCTATCGATTATGAAATGAAGCGACTAGGTGCAGATTGTGTCTACTTAGACATTAGCCACCGCGATGATGAGTTTATTGAGCTGCATTTCCCTACTATCTTAAAGCGCTGTTTAGAGCTGGGGATCGACATCCGCAAACAAGCTATTCCGGTGGTTCCTGCAGCTCACTACACCTGTGGTGGAGTAGTCACCAACCTACAAGGCGAAACCGACTTAGCCAACTTATACGCCATTGGTGAAGTGGCCTACACTGGCCTGCATGGCGCTAATCGCATGGCCAGCAACTCACTGTTGGAATGTGTGGTATTCGCCCACGCGGCTAGTGAACATATAAAGCAGCACTTAAACGAGGTGCAGCTATGTAACAGCATTCAGCCTTGGGATGACAGCCAAGTAAGCGACTCTGACGAAGAGGTCATCATTAACCACAATTGGCATGAACTGCGCTTATTTATGTGGGACTACGTAGGCATTGTTCGCACCAACAAACGCCTGCAGCGAGCAATGCGCCGTATTCACTTACTGCAGCAAGAAATTTTTGAGTATTACTCAAACTTTAAAGTGGGTAATAACTTGTTGGAGCTGCGTAATTTACTGCAAGTAGCAGAATTAATTGTTGGCTGTGCGATGCGCCGTCATGAAAGCCGCGGCCTTCATTACAACCTAGATTACCCAGATAAGTTGGATAAAATCAAACCAACCATTCTCGACCCCAATACCTTCTATCAAGAAGAAGATAACGAAAGGTAATTAAAAAAGGCTTACATAGGTAAGCCTTTTTTGTAGCCATAAGTTTGCTTAGTTAAAGGCTTACTTCCGCCTTAGGGAAATTAATCACAAAGCACAACTTGCGATAAATATGCTCTGGCAAGCTGTCGGCAAAAATCAGTTTACATTTAGGTACATCTTGCTCAAATACAATCACCAAACAACAGCCAAATGCAACTCGAGAATAGCTTGACCATGTGCATTCAAGCTGTTCATCTTGTTGTTCAAAAACCATTTTGTCAGGGCTGAAGTAGCCACTAGGCTGATAATGCCACCAATGAGAGACAAGCACTGCACTGGTTAACAGACAAAAAACTATAAGCGGAAATAACTGAGGAAAGAGGCTTAAAACCAAGCCTTGGAAAAGCACACTCGCAGCTATCAAGTACAAGTAACTGCGCGAGCGATGAGCCGAAAAGTTACACTTTGACACGCTTAAGGATATGCTCAACCATGGCCGCTAACGGTGCATCTTCACATTCTTTATGGCCCATAAACCAAGCAAATAAATCAGGATCGTCACAAGCTAGTAAACGTTTAAAGGTAAGCTTTTGCTCGTCGCTTAGTTCATCGTAGGCTTCATCAACAAAGGGCATAAACAAAACATCTAGCTCTAACATCCCACGACGGCAAGCCCATTTTAAACGTGATTTATTTTCCTGCATGTTGTTCCTTGTAGACATGAGTTACACTGGTCAGCATCAACTTATTTCGACTAAAAGCCTTATAAGTAGTGCTGTAAAAGTATTGACGAAGATACCATTTCAACAACAAAATTACACCCTTATAAGCTTGACTTAGCTCTCAACGGAAGCCGACTATGTCTCAACAAACTTTATGTACTCTTCCTCCATTATTGGTTCAACCTTTGGATCAATGGCACCTAGTTAGAGTAAGTGGCGAAGACGCCCAAAGTTATTTACAAGGCCAACTTAGCTGCGATGTAAATAGCCTGTTACCGGGCCAACAAAGCTTGGCTGCTCACTGTGACCCTACCGGAAAAATGTGGTCGGTATTACGTCTACTGCGCTTGGAGCAAGACTACCTTTACTTGCAACCAGCATCTTTAGCAGAGTCACAATTAAAAGAACTGAAAAAGTATGCGGTGTTTTCAAAGGTAAATATCGAAACCGAATCCACATTACATACAGTAGCGGTAATGGGAGCCGAAGCGCCTCACTATATTGCCGAGCAATTTGGTGAAGAAATTGCCAGCCATGGCGGCCTAATTGAGCAAGGTATTTGTGTACATATTGATGGCCCGAAACGCCGCTACTTGGTGATCACAGAAGATAACAATTGGGGGGCAGATGCTCCTAACAGTGATCTTGATGCCAATGAGCTTTGGCGTGCCCTGCAGATTGTTTCTGGTTTACCCACCATTGAACAGGCAACTCAGCAGCAATTTATTCCTCAAGCGCTTAACTTGCAGCATTTAAACGCCTTAAGTTTTTCTAAGGGCTGTTATACCGGCCAAGAAACCATTGCTCGAGCCAAGTATCGCGGGGCAAATAAACGCGCTTCGTTACGTTTAGCAGGTCACGGTGCTACATTGCCTAAAGCTGGAGATAGACTAGAACAGCAAATGGGTGACAACTGGCGCGGCAAAGGTACAGTATTGCAAGCAGTTCAGTTAGAACCGGGTTACGTAGAGCTATTGGCAGTGCTAAACAACGATACCGATGCAGAAGCTAAGTTTCGCTTAGCAGGCGATGAGCAAAGCTTGTATACCATCGCTCAACTGCCCTACAGCTTAGTAGACTAAACTAGTATTAAGCGCCTGTAGAGATTGCCTAGCCATGGAATTACACAAACTTATTGATTCGCCCTGTATTAGGCAATGCACCCTTGACGGTGATGATGTTTGTGTTGGCTGCTTTCGCCACCTCGATGAGATTTGCGCTTGGAGTGGTTCTGACAATGCATCTCGAAAAGCGATTTTGCAGCGCTGTGAACAACGCCGAAAACTAGCGCCACAATGGCAATTTAACCACAGTATTGTTAAGCGCTAGAAAGCCATACTTTAGATACAAAAAAGCCGCAGAACATAGCTCTGCGGCTTTTATTTAATTGTCTAATACTTAACCAAAATCGCCATTCACGTAACCGCGAGTTCGCTCATCCACTGGCGCATTGAATACTTGGTCGGTATCGCCATGCTCAACCAACTCGCCCATCCAAAAGAAGGCGGTTTTATCTGAAATACGCTTAGCTTGAGCCATTGAGTGCGTCACAATCACAATAGTGAACTTTTTACGCAACTCGTCCATCAACTCTTCAATCTTGTGAGTAGCAATAGGATCTAAGGCACTGGTTGGCTCATCCATCAAAATCACGTCTGGTTGAATCGCAATGGTGCGCGCAATACACAGGCGCTGTTGTTGTCCACCAGATAAACCAAAAGCAGGGCTATTTAAACGGTCACTCACTTCATCCCATAAAGCAGCGCTGCGTAGCGCTGTCTCTACCGTTTCATCTAGAATTTTTTTATTGCGAATACCTTGAGCTT
Coding sequences within it:
- the pdxJ gene encoding pyridoxine 5'-phosphate synthase translates to MSEILLGVNVDHIATLRQARGTTYPDPVLAAGIAEMAGADGITIHLREDRRHIVDRDVAIMSQTVQTRLNLEMAVTDEMVAIACEHKPHFVCLVPEKREELTTEGGLDVVGNLEKITEAVTKLTDAGILVSLFIDADDEQIDASTASGAPFIELHTGHYADAEDEAEQQAELKKIAAAASYAADKGLKVNAGHGLHYHNVLPIAAMPEIIELNIGHAIIARAVMVGMDAAVREMKTLMVQARQGEA
- the lepB gene encoding signal peptidase I, which encodes MATIFPLILVIATFVTGIIWALDKFHWEKQRELKLQDARTAAGGDLPNDAEEKITTPPSWIENGRSVFPVIAIVMVLRSFIYEPFQIPSGSMMPTLLVGDFILVEKFAYGLKDPVTRSTIVETGSPERGDIAVFKYPQDTRIDYIKRIVGLPGDRVIYRGKQLFIQPKCEAKPCPELKPVPLDFEVSGRFKQGPMALENYRESLAEVEHEILINPAAPDRVQYFYQQPGTAKDEWIVPEGHYLAFGDNRDNSTDSRYWGFVSDDHLVGKAVAIWISFEFERAEDSVLPGWIPTGVRFNRIGAIK
- a CDS encoding SoxR reducing system RseC family protein; translated protein: MSRPSNSALIIETAKVVEVSDGYAKVECVSKSACGSCASADNCGNSAIAKAFPTRVHQLQVKLTETVEVGDQIELALNAKNMLQSALLVYLVPIAMLIIGAAFGKFITMQGFAGEWAIAICTLLGLALGFLLVRGFTRYFARQPRYRPQMHAKQ
- the era gene encoding GTPase Era, with the translated sequence MNYDTRCGFVAIVGRPNVGKSTLLNAILGQKVSITSKKPQTTRHRILGIDTDDIYQTIFVDTPGLHIEEQRAINRLMNRAATSSLGDVSMVIFVVEGTKWNPDDELVLGKLRHLKVPVVLAINKVDNVQEKEELFPHMQMMQEKFDFSHILPISAKQGKNVEQLRDWAQQTLPENVHFFPEDYITDRSSRFMAAEIVREKLMRFTGQELPYSTTVEIEQFKMQENGVYQINALILVERPSQKRMIIGSKGDKLKTIGKEARLDMERLFDNKVFLEMWVKVKSGWADDERALRSLGYGDE
- the acpS gene encoding holo-ACP synthase, translated to MAIVGLGTDIVQVERIANSKQMHALAKRVLTEAEFARFEQHAAPARFLAKRFAAKEAAAKALGTGIAKGVGFQQIEVSNNQFGKPELVFSGAAMALCEKLEVSSQFISISDERDYAVATVVLER
- the recO gene encoding DNA repair protein RecO; translation: MPEQALTPAFVIHTRPYRETSLLVQLFTLEYGKVSAVARGARAKRSKWRGILQPGVPLLVELSGKGSLRNFKQVEASNLALPLFGQYLYSTLYLNELLYYLLEENTAYPNLYHHYQDSLMALAKQQPLEGCLREFELLLVAELGFALAEPQEFAQGLSYQYRLHEGFVVSNSRFSQVEFSYQEILMLLAFDPQQAQHLLCAKRFCRIVIAQLLNGRELTSRKLFSQIKTTNRAFN
- the lepA gene encoding translation elongation factor 4, which encodes MINKNIRNFSIIAHIDHGKSTLSDRLIQHCGGLSAREMEAQVLDSMDLERERGITIKAQSVTLDYTAKDGETYQLNFIDTPGHVDFTYEVSRSLAACEGALLVVDAAQGVEAQTLANCYTAMEMDLEVIPVLNKIDLPQADPDRVAEEIEDIVGIDATDATVCSAKTGLGIEDVLETIVRDVPPPEGDDTAPLQALIIDSWFDNYQGVVSLVRIKSGELRAGERMTVMSTGQAHVINEVGIFTPKQTNTGVLKTGEVGYVIAGIKEILGAPVGDTLTTQKNGSTEALPGFKKVKPQVYAGLFPTSSDEYENFRDALAKLSLNDSSLFYEPENSTALGFGFRCGFLGMLHMEIIQERLEREYDLDLITTAPTVIYEVEMNKGEVIYVDSPAKLPPTNNIAEIREPIAEVNILVPQEYLGNVITLCVEKRGIQKNMAYHGKQVALTYEIPMAEVVLDFFDKLKSTSRGYASLDYNFKYFNAANMVRVDIMINGDRVDALALITHKDHSESRGRQVVDKMKELIPRQMFDIAIQASIGMHIIARSTVKQLRKNVIAKCYGGDVSRKKKLLAKQKEGKKRMKQVGNVEVPQEAFLAVLHIGKD
- the rnc gene encoding ribonuclease III translates to MISSNPERLQRAIGYTFKDDSLLHLALTHRSAGGVHNERLEFLGDAVLSWVIADELYHRFPDVSEGDLSPMRSTLVKGKTLAELARSFELGEYIKLGPGELKSGGFRRESILADAVEAIIGAVYLDSGNDSAKEMLLRWYKDRLNTIEPGLSQKDPKTRLQEILQSRKQALPDYQVVEIKGEAHNQQFTVSCSVEGLEKPIIGISTSRRKAEQVAAELVLERLV